The following are from one region of the Actinoplanes sp. L3-i22 genome:
- the lspA gene encoding signal peptidase II, whose translation MGADGGATLNSTTPAPATPAPATPAPATRPRGPVLALFAGIALVAVVTDQVIKQLSVANLDPNQPVRILGGLIYLSLAHNSGAAFSLGSNYTFIFPLITVVVIGWIGWMALSLRSVPWAVSLGLVLGGAIGNLGDRLFRAPGFLHGQVVDMISAFAPGGEKFAIFNVADSCLTIGVLLAVLLELTGRKRDGSRSSRGADTSAGSLGRRPDGDPGSPAR comes from the coding sequence CTGGGAGCAGACGGAGGAGCGACACTGAATTCCACGACCCCAGCACCGGCGACCCCAGCACCGGCGACCCCAGCACCGGCGACCCGGCCCCGCGGCCCCGTTCTGGCGCTGTTCGCCGGCATCGCCCTGGTCGCCGTAGTCACCGACCAGGTGATCAAGCAACTGTCCGTGGCGAATCTGGACCCCAACCAGCCCGTCCGCATCCTCGGTGGCCTGATCTACCTGTCGTTGGCCCACAACAGCGGGGCGGCGTTCAGCCTGGGTAGCAACTACACGTTCATCTTTCCGCTGATCACCGTCGTCGTGATCGGCTGGATCGGCTGGATGGCGCTCAGCCTCCGGTCCGTGCCGTGGGCCGTGTCGCTCGGCCTGGTGCTCGGCGGGGCGATCGGCAACCTCGGCGACCGGCTGTTCCGGGCCCCCGGATTCCTGCACGGACAGGTGGTCGACATGATCAGCGCCTTCGCGCCGGGCGGCGAGAAGTTCGCGATCTTCAATGTCGCTGACAGCTGCCTGACCATCGGCGTCCTCCTGGCCGTCCTACTCGAACTCACCGGCCGCAAACGCGACGGCAGCCGCAGCAGCCGCGGCGCCGACACCTCTGCCGGCAGCCTCGGTCGGCGACCCGACGGTGATCCCGGATCGCCAGCTCGCTGA
- a CDS encoding siderophore-interacting protein, which produces MPGPDEVVHRLAAACRTGDAETIAAVLSPDVVAVCDSGGRVPAPLLPLRGAGEVAWLLRSLLPGNDLAVQSVNGRAGLVLRRAGRALAVIAVTCVQSQVTAVWVVLNPAKLRAWHR; this is translated from the coding sequence ATGCCCGGTCCTGACGAGGTCGTGCACCGGCTCGCCGCGGCCTGCCGGACCGGCGACGCCGAGACGATCGCGGCTGTCCTGAGCCCGGACGTGGTCGCGGTGTGTGACAGCGGTGGGCGGGTACCTGCTCCGCTGCTGCCGTTGCGTGGAGCCGGTGAGGTGGCCTGGCTGCTGCGGTCGCTGCTGCCCGGGAATGATCTGGCGGTGCAGAGCGTCAACGGGCGGGCGGGGCTGGTGTTGCGCCGGGCCGGGCGGGCGCTCGCCGTGATCGCCGTGACCTGCGTTCAGAGCCAGGTCACGGCCGTGTGGGTGGTGCTGAATCCGGCCAAACTGCGGGCCTGGCACCGCTGA
- a CDS encoding SDR family NAD(P)-dependent oxidoreductase: MSNTMSGVVAVVTGSSRGVGKGIAVELGRRGATVYVTGRTVTPGSHPLPGTVGQTADEITAAGGRGIAVAVDHADDQQVRALFDRVADEQGHLDLLVNNASILAADATEPPPFWTKGLQAADQITVGLRSAYVSTHLAAGLLLKSARGLVVNISYYGSVSYHLDPAYGATKAGLDKMSWDMAQDFGAYGVAVVSLWPGPTSTERALALRPDLGDGQDRANTSETPAFTGMVIASLYRDPDLMAHSGQVVIGAEAALAYGFADVNGKQPPSRRAQLGSPNSYPGGSHARGWSSPASR, translated from the coding sequence ATGAGCAACACCATGTCCGGCGTCGTCGCCGTCGTCACCGGCAGCAGCCGGGGAGTCGGCAAGGGCATCGCCGTCGAGCTGGGCCGGCGCGGCGCCACCGTCTACGTCACCGGCAGGACCGTGACGCCGGGGTCCCACCCGCTGCCGGGAACGGTCGGCCAGACCGCCGACGAGATCACCGCGGCCGGTGGCCGCGGCATCGCCGTCGCCGTCGATCACGCCGACGACCAGCAGGTCCGGGCCCTGTTCGACCGGGTCGCCGACGAGCAGGGCCACCTCGACCTGCTGGTCAACAACGCCTCGATCCTGGCCGCGGACGCCACCGAGCCGCCCCCGTTCTGGACCAAGGGCCTGCAGGCGGCCGACCAGATCACGGTCGGCCTGCGTTCGGCGTACGTGAGCACGCACCTGGCCGCCGGCCTGCTGCTGAAGTCCGCGCGCGGCCTCGTGGTCAACATCTCCTACTACGGCTCGGTGTCGTATCACCTCGACCCGGCCTACGGCGCGACCAAGGCCGGCCTGGACAAGATGAGCTGGGACATGGCGCAGGACTTCGGTGCCTACGGGGTCGCCGTGGTCTCGCTCTGGCCCGGGCCCACCAGCACCGAACGCGCGCTCGCGCTGCGCCCGGACCTCGGCGACGGCCAGGACCGGGCCAACACCTCGGAGACGCCGGCGTTCACCGGCATGGTCATCGCCTCGCTGTACCGCGACCCCGACCTGATGGCCCACAGCGGCCAGGTGGTGATCGGCGCGGAGGCCGCGCTCGCCTACGGATTCGCGGACGTCAACGGCAAGCAGCCACCCAGCCGGCGCGCCCAGCTCGGATCGCCGAACAGCTATCCCGGTGGTTCGCACGCCCGCGGCTGGTCGTCACCGGCATCGCGATAG
- a CDS encoding TetR/AcrR family transcriptional regulator — MAFDTKPMRADARRNYEAILAAGKIVYARSGVDVPFEEVARQAGVGQGTLYRHFPAREHLFVAIMQERVDLLEAKARELLDAPDVWAALTTWLDLYDRSAAQYRGMSSRVGEALADDTSPVATACAPMKAGFAELFERARREGAVRLDVTATQLLTLIGALPKDQARGTSVQPYLALVLDGLHRV, encoded by the coding sequence ATGGCCTTCGACACCAAACCGATGCGTGCCGACGCCCGGCGCAACTACGAGGCGATCCTGGCCGCCGGCAAGATCGTCTACGCCCGGTCCGGGGTCGACGTCCCGTTCGAGGAGGTCGCCCGGCAGGCCGGGGTCGGCCAGGGCACCCTCTACCGGCACTTCCCGGCGCGCGAGCACCTGTTCGTGGCGATCATGCAGGAGCGCGTCGACCTGTTGGAGGCGAAAGCCCGCGAGCTGCTCGACGCGCCGGACGTGTGGGCGGCGCTGACCACCTGGCTGGATCTCTACGACCGCAGCGCTGCGCAGTACCGCGGGATGAGCTCGCGCGTCGGCGAGGCCCTGGCCGACGACACCTCGCCGGTGGCCACCGCGTGCGCGCCGATGAAAGCCGGCTTCGCCGAGCTGTTCGAACGGGCCCGCCGCGAGGGCGCCGTGCGCCTGGACGTCACCGCGACCCAGTTGCTCACGCTGATCGGCGCACTGCCCAAGGACCAGGCCCGGGGTACGAGCGTGCAGCCGTACCTGGCGCTGGTCCTCGACGGCCTGCACCGGGTCTGA
- a CDS encoding TetR/AcrR family transcriptional regulator, with amino-acid sequence MGRRRTFTETDVVATAGEVFAQKGYAATTLEDLVSATGLGKQSLYNAFGAKRDLFLRALTSETADAVAAVEEAFAEGDSTPLERIKAHLLKLAITLSGPERRRSLVAKATIELADGDAEVAGSALRAFTDLAGIYRGCIVEAQRSGEVDSAADPEALADFFVALTRGMEMLGQAGIGREQLTGIAMTSLDVLPRVHPADPR; translated from the coding sequence ATGGGTCGCCGCCGGACGTTCACCGAGACCGATGTGGTTGCCACGGCCGGCGAGGTGTTCGCCCAGAAGGGCTATGCCGCCACCACGCTGGAGGACCTGGTGTCCGCGACCGGCCTGGGCAAGCAGAGCCTGTACAACGCCTTCGGCGCCAAGCGGGACCTGTTCCTGCGCGCGCTGACCTCCGAGACCGCCGATGCGGTGGCCGCGGTCGAGGAGGCCTTCGCCGAAGGTGACAGCACCCCGCTGGAACGGATCAAGGCCCACCTGCTGAAGCTCGCAATCACGTTGAGCGGCCCCGAGCGGCGGCGCTCGCTGGTCGCCAAGGCCACCATCGAGCTGGCCGACGGCGACGCCGAGGTGGCCGGATCCGCGCTGCGGGCGTTCACCGACCTCGCCGGGATCTATCGCGGCTGCATCGTCGAGGCTCAGCGCTCCGGGGAGGTCGACAGCGCGGCGGATCCGGAGGCGCTGGCGGACTTCTTCGTCGCGCTGACCCGGGGGATGGAGATGCTCGGGCAGGCCGGCATCGGTCGCGAGCAGCTGACCGGCATCGCCATGACCTCGCTCGACGTGCTGCCCCGGGTGCACCCGGCCGATCCCCGGTAG
- a CDS encoding DNA-processing protein DprA gives MLARTAQTPQALDHWYNAEIGEQSPKADKARRILEWALGDAGAQHQAEDFLGQQLAAAATADAQLTTVLDPDYPANLRMVPDAPPFLFHRGHLDISDARSIAVVGTREATADGRARAARMARGLSDAGIVIVSGLARGIDTVAHTTVLDCDHRTVAVIGAGIAAKVYPPENTPLADRIINGGGVVVSQFWPTDPPEQWRFPARNITMSGYTQGTVVIEASSTSGAKLQAQSARRHARTVFLLRSLATAQPWARQMIADARTELLRPQQLDLIEQQPADSELPLAVVEVADIDDVITRVADADAVRAAADLRHELVYAWPAA, from the coding sequence TTGCTCGCCCGCACCGCGCAAACACCCCAGGCGCTCGACCACTGGTACAACGCCGAGATCGGCGAGCAGTCGCCCAAGGCCGACAAGGCACGCCGCATCCTCGAATGGGCCCTCGGTGACGCCGGTGCCCAACATCAGGCCGAGGACTTCCTCGGACAGCAACTTGCGGCAGCCGCCACCGCGGACGCCCAGCTGACCACCGTCCTGGACCCGGACTATCCCGCCAACCTGCGGATGGTCCCCGACGCGCCGCCGTTCCTGTTCCACCGCGGACACCTCGACATCTCCGATGCGCGCTCAATCGCCGTGGTCGGCACCCGCGAGGCAACCGCGGACGGCCGGGCCCGGGCCGCGCGCATGGCCCGCGGCCTCAGCGACGCCGGCATCGTGATCGTCTCCGGACTCGCCCGTGGCATCGACACCGTCGCCCACACCACTGTGCTCGACTGCGACCATCGCACCGTCGCGGTCATCGGCGCCGGAATCGCCGCCAAGGTCTATCCACCCGAGAACACGCCCCTGGCCGACCGCATCATCAACGGCGGCGGCGTCGTGGTCTCGCAGTTCTGGCCGACCGACCCACCCGAGCAGTGGCGCTTTCCCGCCCGCAACATCACCATGTCGGGATACACCCAGGGAACAGTCGTGATCGAGGCGTCTTCCACCTCAGGCGCCAAGCTGCAGGCTCAATCCGCACGCCGCCATGCCAGAACCGTCTTCCTGCTGCGCTCGCTCGCCACAGCGCAGCCATGGGCCCGCCAGATGATCGCGGACGCTCGCACTGAGCTGCTGCGACCGCAGCAGCTCGACCTCATCGAGCAGCAGCCGGCGGACAGCGAACTGCCGCTGGCCGTCGTCGAGGTCGCCGACATCGACGACGTCATCACACGCGTTGCCGACGCCGACGCTGTGCGCGCCGCCGCCGATCTGCGCCACGAACTTGTCTACGCCTGGCCGGCCGCATAA
- a CDS encoding helix-turn-helix domain-containing protein, translated as MTDTSGGRAAQAEIGEFLRSRRARITPEQAGLPQRAGSRRVPGLRREEVARLAGVSVDYYIRLERGRAANASEAVLSAVARALSLNDLERKHLFTLAAPGRSRSRPRPLPRQQVRPGLRRLLDALTDTPAIVLGHRTDVLAVNDLGRALFTDFDALPRRDRNMARFVFLDEAARGLYVDWDDAARGMVATLHLHAGAYPYDPLLAELIGELSVRDDDFRRWWADHDVYQRTHGTKRYHHPLVGDLVLGYEAVMLADDPEQLLGLITAERGSPSEDALRLLATLEAAASALPG; from the coding sequence ATGACCGACACTTCCGGTGGCCGCGCGGCGCAGGCCGAGATCGGCGAGTTCCTGCGCTCGCGGCGAGCCCGGATCACGCCGGAGCAGGCCGGGTTGCCGCAGCGGGCCGGGTCGCGGCGGGTGCCGGGGCTGCGCCGCGAGGAGGTGGCTCGGCTGGCCGGGGTCAGCGTCGACTATTACATCCGGCTCGAACGTGGCCGGGCCGCCAACGCCTCCGAGGCGGTGCTGAGCGCGGTCGCCCGCGCGTTGTCGCTCAACGACCTGGAGCGCAAGCACCTGTTCACGCTCGCCGCGCCGGGGCGTTCCCGGTCGCGGCCCCGCCCGCTGCCGCGCCAGCAGGTCCGTCCGGGTCTGCGCCGGCTGCTCGACGCTCTCACCGACACCCCGGCCATCGTGCTGGGGCACCGCACCGACGTGCTGGCCGTCAACGACCTGGGTCGCGCGCTGTTCACCGACTTCGACGCGCTGCCCCGGCGGGATCGCAACATGGCGCGCTTCGTCTTTCTCGACGAGGCGGCCCGCGGCCTCTACGTCGACTGGGACGACGCGGCGCGGGGCATGGTGGCGACCCTGCACCTGCATGCCGGGGCCTACCCCTACGATCCGCTGCTGGCCGAGCTGATCGGCGAGCTTTCGGTGCGCGACGACGACTTCCGCCGCTGGTGGGCCGATCATGACGTCTACCAGCGGACCCATGGCACGAAGCGGTATCACCATCCACTCGTCGGCGACCTCGTTCTGGGGTACGAGGCGGTCATGCTCGCCGACGACCCCGAACAGTTGCTCGGCCTGATCACCGCCGAACGCGGATCCCCCTCGGAGGACGCGCTCCGACTGCTGGCGACGCTGGAGGCCGCCGCCAGCGCCCTGCCTGGCTGA
- a CDS encoding oxidoreductase → MVKNVEYSSNMVGKRVLVTGGTRGIGAAVVRQFLQAGASVAVTSRTPVDDLPNGVVHVAADLGTVAGAQHVAEQAVAALGGLDVLINNAGAAQAYPQGVAAIPDQAWLDSTGINFLSSIRLTNALLPALTGGTEPAIVNISSSATLSVIPSLAHYAAAKAALESYTRALAAELAPRGVRVNVVVPGTVATDGGDQVRRDIGDAFGIPFERMNAGALLGRMGRPEDIAEAVFFLASGRAQWITGSTLVVDGGDQVR, encoded by the coding sequence ATGGTCAAAAACGTGGAGTACAGCTCGAACATGGTCGGCAAACGCGTCCTGGTCACCGGCGGCACCCGGGGGATCGGGGCGGCCGTCGTGCGGCAGTTCCTGCAGGCCGGGGCGAGTGTCGCGGTCACCTCCCGCACGCCGGTCGACGATCTGCCCAACGGCGTCGTGCACGTCGCCGCCGACCTCGGCACCGTCGCCGGCGCCCAGCACGTCGCCGAGCAGGCCGTCGCGGCGCTGGGCGGACTGGACGTCCTGATCAACAACGCCGGTGCGGCGCAGGCCTACCCGCAGGGCGTCGCGGCGATCCCGGACCAGGCGTGGCTCGACTCGACCGGCATCAACTTCCTGAGCTCCATCCGGCTGACCAACGCGCTGCTGCCGGCGCTGACCGGCGGCACCGAGCCGGCGATCGTCAACATCTCGTCGAGCGCCACGCTCAGCGTCATTCCGTCGCTGGCGCACTACGCGGCGGCCAAGGCCGCCCTGGAGTCCTACACCCGAGCGCTGGCCGCCGAACTGGCGCCGCGGGGCGTCCGGGTCAACGTCGTCGTGCCCGGCACGGTCGCCACCGACGGCGGCGACCAGGTGCGCCGCGACATCGGCGACGCGTTCGGGATCCCGTTCGAGAGGATGAACGCCGGAGCCCTGCTGGGGCGGATGGGCCGGCCCGAGGACATCGCCGAAGCCGTGTTCTTCCTGGCCTCCGGCCGCGCGCAGTGGATCACCGGCAGCACGCTGGTGGTGGACGGCGGCGACCAGGTCCGCTGA
- a CDS encoding alpha/beta fold hydrolase codes for MSATVLLVHGAFADGSSWNQVIARLQRQGITARAVANPLRGLTADGSYVAGLIAQTDGDVVLVGHSYGGAVATYAASNATNVKALVFVGAFGLDQGESAQTATGGYPEPDLIAALRPQAVPGSDLPELTIDSGRYHDVFAADLPADQAALGAATQRPISAAGLGEPLAVEPAWRRVPSWWVFGSADRSIDPGYQRDTATKIGATTTELDGGSHSIAVSRPDEVAAVIADAVRSLRS; via the coding sequence ATGTCTGCCACCGTCCTACTCGTGCACGGCGCGTTCGCCGATGGATCGTCCTGGAACCAGGTCATCGCCCGGCTCCAGCGCCAGGGCATCACGGCGCGCGCCGTCGCCAATCCGCTGCGCGGACTCACCGCCGACGGCTCCTACGTCGCCGGCCTGATCGCGCAGACCGACGGCGACGTCGTGCTGGTCGGCCACAGCTACGGCGGCGCGGTCGCCACGTACGCGGCAAGCAACGCGACAAACGTCAAGGCGCTGGTGTTCGTCGGCGCCTTCGGCCTCGACCAGGGCGAGTCGGCGCAGACCGCGACCGGCGGCTACCCGGAACCGGACCTGATCGCGGCGCTGCGGCCGCAGGCCGTCCCGGGCAGCGACCTGCCGGAGCTCACCATCGACTCCGGGCGCTATCACGACGTGTTCGCCGCCGACCTGCCCGCCGATCAGGCCGCCCTGGGCGCCGCCACCCAGCGGCCGATCTCGGCGGCCGGGCTGGGCGAGCCGCTCGCGGTCGAACCGGCCTGGCGGCGGGTGCCCAGCTGGTGGGTGTTCGGCAGCGCGGACCGGTCGATCGATCCCGGCTACCAGCGCGACACCGCCACGAAGATCGGTGCCACCACCACCGAACTCGACGGTGGTTCGCACAGCATCGCCGTCTCACGCCCCGACGAGGTCGCCGCCGTGATCGCCGACGCCGTGCGTTCCCTCAGGTCCTGA
- a CDS encoding LysR substrate-binding domain-containing protein, translating into MLKTHRLHLLVALAQTGSIASAARSLGCSAAAASEQLTALEQDTGAQLLERRPRSVRLTAAGELLVEHARRILADLETAAQAVAAAGAAGQARLRVGAFATAARRLAVPALATLRRRHPRLQLSFVEIEPEAALPAVRAGEIDLAVTHRYAGFAEPDLRALTQVPLFTEPLVLAVPAGLGPVEGSAVKLGAYAAADWVANRADQGFQAVTETAARLAGFEPRITCRVDSYHVVLDLVAAGMGVALVPRTAAAPRSGLRLLTVSAPRNLARNVQMTTRTADHSPAVAELSRELTRRAATIAAAKTAAR; encoded by the coding sequence ATGCTCAAGACGCATCGTCTGCACCTGCTGGTGGCGCTCGCGCAGACCGGCTCGATCGCGTCGGCGGCCCGCTCCCTCGGGTGCAGCGCCGCGGCGGCCTCGGAACAGCTCACCGCGCTGGAGCAGGACACCGGCGCGCAACTGCTGGAACGCCGCCCGCGCAGCGTGCGCCTGACCGCGGCCGGCGAGCTGCTCGTCGAGCACGCCCGGCGGATCCTGGCGGACCTGGAGACGGCGGCGCAGGCGGTCGCGGCGGCCGGAGCCGCCGGCCAGGCCCGGCTGCGGGTCGGCGCGTTCGCCACCGCGGCACGCCGCCTGGCGGTGCCCGCCCTGGCGACGCTGCGCCGCCGCCACCCGCGGCTGCAACTGAGCTTCGTCGAGATCGAACCGGAGGCGGCGCTGCCGGCGGTGCGGGCCGGGGAGATCGACCTGGCGGTGACCCATCGGTACGCCGGATTCGCCGAACCGGACCTGCGGGCGCTGACCCAGGTGCCCCTGTTCACCGAGCCGCTGGTGCTCGCCGTGCCGGCCGGGCTCGGCCCGGTCGAGGGATCCGCGGTGAAACTCGGCGCCTACGCGGCGGCGGACTGGGTCGCCAACCGCGCGGACCAGGGCTTTCAGGCCGTGACGGAGACGGCGGCCCGGCTGGCCGGATTCGAGCCCCGCATCACCTGCCGGGTGGACAGCTACCACGTCGTGCTCGACCTGGTGGCGGCCGGGATGGGGGTGGCGCTGGTGCCCCGGACCGCTGCCGCACCACGATCAGGCCTGAGGCTGCTGACCGTCTCCGCGCCGCGCAACCTGGCCCGCAACGTACAGATGACCACCCGTACCGCGGACCACTCGCCGGCGGTCGCCGAACTGTCCCGCGAGCTGACCCGCCGCGCGGCCACGATAGCGGCCGCCAAGACCGCAGCCAGGTAG
- a CDS encoding RNA polymerase sigma-70 factor: MADLDEAASIFTGVRPRLFGIAYRMLGSAAEAEDLVQDVWLRWQATDRSVVHNPGAFLATTTTRLAINELQSARARREVYIGPWLPEPVDTSADPFLGAERGEALDLAVLMLMERLTPQERAAYVLREAFDYPYAQIADILQSTEAAVRQQVSRARKHVAGDRKIPVPETAQRQLLATFLEAARSGDLEALEQLFAADVASVSDGNGAKHIARKIVVGAGRVATFIAAFSSWYWDGVDVQWVTANGWPAAVLRRGDTLLGVVTVDASADGIEQVLWMMNPAKLGAAVAVTK; this comes from the coding sequence ATGGCGGATCTCGACGAGGCAGCGTCGATCTTCACGGGGGTGCGGCCGCGCCTGTTCGGGATCGCCTACCGCATGCTCGGCAGCGCCGCCGAGGCCGAGGACCTGGTGCAGGATGTCTGGTTGCGCTGGCAGGCCACCGACCGCAGCGTGGTGCACAATCCGGGCGCGTTCCTGGCCACGACCACGACCCGGCTGGCCATCAACGAGCTGCAGTCGGCGCGGGCGCGCCGCGAGGTCTACATCGGGCCGTGGCTGCCCGAGCCGGTCGACACCAGCGCCGATCCGTTCCTGGGGGCCGAGCGCGGGGAGGCGCTGGATCTGGCGGTGCTGATGCTGATGGAACGGCTCACCCCGCAGGAGCGGGCCGCGTACGTGCTGCGGGAGGCCTTCGACTATCCGTACGCTCAGATCGCCGACATTCTGCAGTCCACCGAGGCGGCCGTACGCCAGCAGGTCAGCCGGGCCCGCAAGCACGTGGCCGGCGACCGGAAGATCCCGGTGCCGGAGACGGCGCAGCGCCAACTGCTGGCGACCTTCCTCGAGGCGGCCCGCTCCGGCGATCTCGAGGCGTTGGAGCAGCTGTTCGCCGCCGACGTGGCAAGTGTCTCCGACGGCAACGGCGCCAAGCACATCGCCCGCAAGATCGTCGTGGGTGCCGGGCGGGTGGCGACGTTCATCGCGGCGTTCTCGTCCTGGTACTGGGACGGCGTCGACGTGCAATGGGTGACCGCCAACGGGTGGCCGGCGGCCGTCCTGCGCCGCGGTGACACGCTGCTCGGGGTGGTCACCGTCGACGCCTCCGCGGACGGCATCGAGCAGGTGCTGTGGATGATGAACCCGGCCAAGCTCGGCGCTGCGGTCGCTGTCACAAAATAG
- a CDS encoding threonine/serine dehydratase, whose protein sequence is MPASPAHERDSTMTLREITAPTWADLRKAWTLVRATLPATPLVGRDPAYKVESLQPTGSFKVRGALTALAAIPADVPVVTASAGNHGLGLAWAAQRLGRTATIVTATTASPAKVAALKALGADLVQVGTSYDDAERHALRLAAEGARFVSPYNDAAVIAGQASIGFELADQLPGPMTVVCGVGGGGLASGLGLWAKNQSGVRVVGVEAAASRAVSAAVAAGRQVDVEVGPTLADGMGGNIEPGSITIGLVAEHVHQLVTVTEPQIRAAMRHLALERGIVAEGSGAAAAAAVLAGLVPTDRPVVAVVSGRNLTAQSLATVLLDG, encoded by the coding sequence ATGCCGGCGAGCCCTGCGCACGAAAGAGACAGCACGATGACCCTGCGCGAGATCACCGCCCCGACCTGGGCGGACCTGCGGAAGGCGTGGACGCTGGTGCGTGCGACGCTGCCCGCCACCCCGCTGGTCGGGCGCGACCCGGCGTACAAGGTGGAGAGCCTGCAGCCCACCGGCTCGTTCAAGGTCCGCGGCGCGCTGACCGCCCTCGCCGCGATCCCGGCCGACGTCCCCGTCGTCACCGCCTCGGCCGGCAACCACGGACTCGGCCTGGCCTGGGCGGCACAGCGACTCGGGCGCACCGCCACGATCGTCACCGCCACCACCGCGTCGCCGGCCAAGGTCGCCGCGCTCAAGGCGCTGGGCGCCGATCTGGTCCAGGTCGGCACCAGCTACGACGACGCCGAGCGGCATGCTCTGCGACTGGCCGCCGAGGGGGCGCGGTTCGTCTCGCCGTACAACGATGCCGCCGTCATCGCCGGGCAGGCGAGCATCGGCTTCGAGCTGGCCGATCAACTGCCGGGCCCGATGACCGTCGTGTGCGGGGTCGGCGGTGGCGGCCTCGCCTCCGGCCTCGGCCTTTGGGCAAAAAACCAGTCCGGCGTACGGGTCGTCGGGGTGGAAGCCGCCGCCTCCCGGGCCGTGTCGGCCGCGGTCGCCGCCGGCCGGCAGGTCGACGTCGAGGTCGGGCCCACGCTCGCCGACGGCATGGGCGGCAACATCGAACCCGGCTCGATCACCATCGGCCTGGTCGCCGAGCACGTGCACCAGCTGGTCACCGTGACCGAGCCGCAGATCCGCGCCGCCATGCGACACCTCGCGCTGGAACGCGGCATCGTCGCCGAGGGATCCGGCGCGGCAGCGGCGGCCGCGGTTCTCGCCGGTCTCGTCCCCACCGACCGTCCCGTGGTCGCGGTGGTCTCCGGCCGCAATCTCACCGCGCAGAGCCTCGCCACGGTGCTGCTCGACGGTTGA
- a CDS encoding SDR family NAD(P)-dependent oxidoreductase — protein sequence MPKTIIITGASDGIGAAAARRLHADGHTVVVVGRSPQKTRAVADELGAAHFLVDYTRFDDVRRLAGELLDACPRIDVLVNNAGGVFGDPARTVDGFEKTLQVNHLSPFLLTNLLLERLLAGRASVIQTSSVGSKLFGHLDLDDLNNDRNFSPNKAYGDAKLMNILFTRELHERFHDRGLSAAAFHPGLIATSFASDTTSAMRFVYGSGLRRLFMGSPEKGAEQLVWLATTTAGQDWRSGEYYERGKPAKRPNPQVKDLQLAARLWERSAAMVGMATV from the coding sequence ATGCCCAAAACCATCATCATCACCGGTGCCAGCGACGGCATCGGCGCCGCCGCCGCGAGACGGCTGCACGCCGACGGTCACACCGTGGTTGTCGTGGGCCGCTCGCCGCAGAAGACCCGGGCGGTCGCGGACGAGCTCGGCGCCGCTCACTTCCTGGTCGACTACACCCGCTTCGACGATGTCCGGCGGCTGGCCGGCGAGCTGCTGGACGCCTGTCCCCGCATCGACGTGCTGGTCAACAACGCCGGTGGGGTCTTCGGTGACCCGGCGCGCACGGTCGACGGCTTCGAGAAGACGCTGCAGGTCAACCATCTGTCGCCGTTCCTGCTCACCAACCTGCTGCTGGAGCGGCTGCTGGCCGGGCGGGCGTCGGTCATCCAGACCTCCAGCGTCGGGTCCAAGCTGTTCGGCCACCTCGACCTCGACGACCTGAACAACGACCGGAATTTCTCGCCGAACAAGGCTTACGGGGACGCGAAGCTGATGAACATCCTGTTCACCCGGGAGCTGCACGAGCGCTTCCACGACCGGGGGCTGTCCGCGGCGGCCTTTCACCCCGGGTTGATCGCCACCAGCTTCGCCTCGGACACCACGAGCGCGATGCGGTTCGTCTACGGCAGCGGGCTGCGCCGGCTGTTCATGGGCTCGCCGGAAAAGGGCGCCGAGCAGCTGGTGTGGCTGGCCACGACGACGGCCGGCCAGGACTGGCGATCCGGCGAGTACTACGAGCGCGGCAAGCCGGCGAAACGGCCCAACCCGCAGGTCAAGGACCTGCAGCTGGCCGCCCGACTGTGGGAGCGCAGTGCGGCGATGGTGGGCATGGCCACGGTCTGA